The Cygnus atratus isolate AKBS03 ecotype Queensland, Australia chromosome 17, CAtr_DNAZoo_HiC_assembly, whole genome shotgun sequence sequence TTCTCCACAGGTCCCTGACAATGTACAACATCTGGGGGGGTTCCCATGCTCCACAAGCAGCAGTAGTTCTTTCAGTTGTTCTCTATAAAGATGCCAACTTGGATCAATTTTACAAAATTGTTCTTTCTTAGCTTCCTTGTAGGCTAGATTCTATAGATCTTGATAGGTAAACAATTTCCCTGGAGTCTAAGAGTCTTGCTTGCACTAAGTGGAGGCTTTTAGCCCTAAAGATCTGCTTATATAAATAATTAGAAGAGGAATTACATCGTCTGTATTTACTCTGAACCTTTACATCACTGATACGTCATTAGCCAGACATGAGAAAAGCCCCGATCAACATGCTCCTGCTACTGTGACAGGAACAGAGCTatcctttctgctgtgaaaGGGACAAAACTCCTTGACAATAAAATATGCCCAAGACTAATAACAGATTAAGATataaggaagaattaaaaaaaaaagaaaatgcccaGTGGTGAACTCTTCAGATATCGTATCTGGAAATGTCAATATTGCAGATGTCCATTAGAGTTTCTACTGAAAAGAGCTTCCTCTTGATACTGTCAAGCATCAGAAATTAATGTCAGTAATTACATTCCCCGAGGAACTTTATCCTAGAATGGCTTCCTAGTCTCCTATGTGCATTACTTGCACATACAttgagtcagaaaaaaaaaaagtcatcatataacaaggcaaaaataatgtttagaCCACTATATATTTGAAATCCCGAGGTGCTAGCTTCGGTATACTGAAATTTTAACCGGCTATAATTTTTTTGtcacattcattttgtttacaAGCCCATTTTCTACTCAGTCTCTCCATTTTTTGGATGCCAGCTGTGTTTTCTTGAGTGAAATACAGCAAGGATTTTACAGTAGCAAAGCAAGCACCTTTGGTTTTCCCATgctcaaagaaaaacagttcacTATTTTGACTTCTCTTGCATGGCTTTTAGGTCTCCTGACTAAGGCCAATGAGTTAGTTACTGAAACCCAGCAGTCCTAAAACCAGAAGCCAAATATTTATCCAAATAACAGGTTGCTTCCTGAAATACTGGAGCTGAAATATAAACAGATTAAGAACCATACTGAAAACTACCAAAGCGCTTTAGTAGTTTTTAGTTTTAGTAGCacttttagcttttaaaagtCTTTAGTTCAGAGACAAAAGTCATAGTCAGCCAAAATAAGGTCCGAAATACAGTGACTAAGATTTAAGTTCTTCCTGTAGCAATTTCATAGCATTGATCACCAACCAACTGAAAAGCCATCTTCAGCcatatttctctctgctgaggGAGCCATTTGaatgcaacaagaaaaaaaagctgccaaaTTAAGTAAGACTAACAGCGTAGtaagatttaataaaaaatgccacagaaaacaCTCTAtatgaaaagacatttcaaaggACACAACTTGAACAGAACTACTTATTTGTAACGATCCCAAAATAAGCTCACTGCACACCCTTTGTTTATATGCAGGAGCCCTGAAGAGGTGCAGACTACAGAGGGATTAGTAACATGGCAGGTTTCAACAGCAGATTGTTATGATGatcacaaggggaaaaaaaaataagggggcCCTGACATCTGCCAGGATGCTTTTGATATATGAGTCTGCCACAGGCTAGAGCTATTCTTAGTAGGCATCTAGGAGCAAGCAAAGAGGAACTGATCACCTGTTGCCATGTAAACCAAATTCAAATCATCATATACTCTCTCCATGACACAAGATTTGGCTTCAGGACATGAAAGAACAGATCAGGAGGGATACAGCTATGGTCATATCCCTCTGCCACACTAGTCTGTGTGCAGTACTTAATCCTTTTGCACTGGGTCTGCATAAGCAGCAGCATAGGTAAACACTGCACTAGAACAATGTTCCCTTCCGCAAGGGATGCCAACAACATAGGAATTCACTTAATTAGACTCTCAAGCCACTGAACTTTTTGAACAAAAGCTCTGCCAATTAGTTTCCACTCATCTACAGCAActcttagtttttattttctgcattcttcATCACAATCACCTGTCATTTGCAGAGCAAAAccttcattcactttttttcttcttctttttcttcttcttcacagCTCCGGGCAACACTGTGTTCTCTGTATGATTGCTGTCTTGTCTCTTATGCTGCCCATTTGCAGACAAGTGTGGCAAATCTTTGCTGACCTGGTCACACTCTGCTGAGtctattaatttcttttcagtcttgttCTCTcccttgattttctttttcttctttttcttctggctgtGCTCTACATAACCCTGACTTGGATTCTGGCTGGAATCCTgggacagagcaggaaaagTGCTTTGCTTCAAAATGTCTGCAGCTGACACAGCAGCCTCCTGGTACCTTTGCCACTCTTGATCACTGTCCAGGTCACTTGAAAGGTaataaaagggaaggaaattacGTTACATGCTTGCCTCGAATCAATCCAACGCACAGACAGCAGAGTAATCTAAAATCAGACCACCTGGTAAACATCCAGTGGCTCCAGGACTCCAGTACTCACAGTTAGCATTTAAATAGTTTGTACCTCCCACAAAAGTTTCTAGTTCAccagcattaaaaaagaaacagaagaagtCCGCTATACTCAAATATCAGAGCCATAGAAAACATATTGCTCAGGCAAAAAACAGCTTCCTGTTCCCATGGGGGAGTCCCAGATGCTTCTGAAATGTGGATTAGAACAGTACTTCGGTGTGAAGCAGCTGACAGCACCTCACCTGGAGCTAGATGGCTGTCTCCTCCTTGAGGCTCGGCTACACTCTGATTTCTCACAGTCTCCTGggacagaggaggagaagaggcgAAAACCTAAAATATTCGTTTAGAAAGGAATTTTAGCTGAGATAAAAAATGAGAGCAACCAACAGGAATCTCACTAGGAAGCCTCACTGCTGATAATGGAGGGCTTTATAGAAATTATTTGGGACTAACAGTCTGTGAGGACTCAGGGCACAGCAATCAGAACAAAGTAACAGCCTCCACTGGTGCTAACAAAATCTTCTACTGCAAGTGCTCTTTAGGCAGCTGCATGTACAACTGGCACTGGACAAGATCCATCCCACTCGTCATCATTTAACTAACCAGATCCCAAAAGAACCACGAGGTCTGTGACTAGAACTCACCATCATCTCCACCGTCAGGCTGCTGCACACAAGTTTGTGAAGGTCCTGATGAATCCTTCAAGACAGTGAtgaaactaaacagaaaacCCCAGTCAGATCTTACACACTTAAGTCTTCATTTTGTACAAACTGAACTAACATTGGGTGGGTATTTCTAGGAAACAAGCCTagaggaagatatttttttacttactttttccttaatatttcaATTCTCTGCTCTCAAAGCAGACTATGCCTTCTCACCTTAGCAACACATGCCACAAGAATGacttcacatttctgaaagccTACTTTAAACTCCAGGAATTCTAGTTCTCAGGGCAATAGTTACACACATAATagagacagcagcagcccagtCAGATGCACACGGCCAGCACAACCCTGAAAGGAGTATTGCTTTAAGCCacaaaaacaaagggaagatTCTTGTGCTGGCCTTTAAATGACCAAAGCGCTAAGACAGACAAATTGTGCTTTTTCCTCCCACAACATATTTACCGCAGAAGCAAATGGAGACTGGTGGTGCTGCAGAGGTAAGTCTTTAACAGGGGGACACAACAGACGGGCCAGGTTAGAATACTGGAAGTTTGCATTAAATacaggaatgaaagaaatgagaagagaaaCAGCTTCCCCTCCATATCCAGGTTACGCTctgatctttaattttttacttttagcaAACAGAAGTGTCTCTGTACTTTACCCACAGAACAAGCTTTCTAAGTATCACATGCCAATACCTGTCCAGCATTGCTCCCAGTTTCTTTGCAACATGTGCCCTGAACTCCGGTGTGGTCTGTAGCTCATTTCCATCCTCATCATGACCATTCACCTCACGcctgtttaaaataagaatagatTATCTCTTCCAAGGGCAATAACATCCAGTGCTCTCACCCAAACAGGAGATAAGGGACTGTAAAGTCTCCCACTCTGTAGGAACTAATTTATACTTAGTCGCTAGGCAAGACTGTTAAGAAAGGTGGAAAATAGCTCAACAGTAACAGTTCAGGTCCCAAGAGTGAACTTCACGTTATTTAGCTCTGACAGTTGGTAATTGAATGATTCTGTCATTGAAATGGCCTACAAAATAGCCTATAAATAGcctacaaaagcaaacaaatgatgTCAGGACATCCCTTCTCTAGTACGTGCTTCCTGTGTACACTGATACAATTCATGTAAATCTTGTCCTGAGAAAGGATTTTACTAAGTTGCCTGGCTGACAACTTTCAAAACTGAGGctacagaaatgctgcaaaCTTAGACAGGCCAGCATCACCTCCATTGCAAGGTTCCTAACTTAGGCACTGCTTTCCCAGCCTACAAATGATTGGCTTTGcaattgcaatattttaaatatgcctTCCTACATATAACCctctattttaaattttgttaaattGTTACAAGTAAATATTAATTCCTTAATAGGACATTTCTGACAAATTGAACTAATGCTATAACTGTCAGCagtcatttgttttcaaattctaTATTGCCTTGCTATGAGAGGGGTGAAAAACATACTCCTAAAAGAGCtatcagcttaaaaaaaacatttaagcacCATTCCAGATTACAGTTGTACCAATTCCTGTGACAAATTAGGATCTTCCAGTAGGAAGCACCACAAGGCATTAACTGTAAGTAGCACAAATGCAACATACTTTAggtttttcttcacagaaacacaACTCTGAAACAAGAAGCACAAATACCTTAGGCTAGGCTGAGCAGACTGTAACCGATCTTTTTTAAAGCCACCtagcaaagaaagaagtaaagCTATGTGAGAAAGAGACCTGCGGCCAGGACCTCTTTACCCCTCCTCCAGACACATGGGCTGGAGAAAACCCTTACGAGGGCAAAGGGAAGCCTCCCACCGCCCCGGCTGGGGCAGACCTTTAGGCTCGCCACCACCCTGGGCACCGAGCCGAGGCCCTCCCCGTGCTCCACAGGCGCTCCCCGCTGACGGCCGCCCCGGGGCAGGCGGAGCCGCGGAGGGGCCCGACCAAGGCGGCGGGGAACCGGGGCACGACAGGCCGCTGCGCCGGGGGAGCGGAGCCCGGCCTCCGCCAGCCCTCACCACCGCGCGGCTCCGCTCCCACCGCCGCCTGCTTCACGCAGTCCCAGGCCGCCTCCCGGAAccgcgccgccgcctcgccgccGCTGTCTGAGTCCGAGTCCGAGTTCGGGCCCGAGCCGCCCCtgggcgccgccatcttggggCGGCTCCGGCCGCGGGGCGTGCTGGGGGCTGTAGTCCTGCCGCACCGCACCGCCCGGCCGCGGCGCATGCTGGGGGCTGTAggcctgcagggagctgcccgACAAGATGGCGGCGGCAGGCACCCCGCCTCTCCGAAAGCCCTTCCTCCGCTCCTCCGAGCCATAAAACCCCGGCACGAAGGCGCAACGCCAGGCACGGGGCGATAGACGCGGAGCTGCGAGGTGCCAGGAAAATGCCGGCTCGGACCGAGTGTGTGTGCGAGGCTCCCGAGGGCGAGCGGCACAGGcacctggggctgctgtgcaggagcCAGCGGGCCCACTTGCTGCTTTCCCCTGCTTTTGTCTGCATCCGTGCTGCTGGGAGGAGCGGTGCGCACGGATGGGGACGTGGTGGGAGTAAACGTGGCCTGTCCTCACATCCATCTGTTGCAGATAAGCTGCCCTTGTGCAGGCAGCACAGGCATCACCTTCGTGTCTCTTGGCTTGTGCAAAGGCAGCAAGAGTCAAAACCAGTGGTACCAaaaagctgtgctgctcctgtgctttTACAGGAAGAGActgttttccaaccttagtggTTCTACGATTAAGGGTGTGGACAGGCGAGCAGATGTAATGGCATCCTCAGCACTTGACCGCGCTTTGTGGCATCTCTGAAGTTGTAACTTCACCGCTTCAGAGCTACTGAACAGAGCACTCAAAGGGAAGTTTGTGATGGACTGACAGCCTTACGTTGTGGAAAGCACAAAGATCTTCTACCATTAAGCATCTGATAGGATGGGATCTGTCTGTAGGAATTGATCTTCAAAAGCAGGTCAGAAAAGGTACTAGGCATGCAAGGTTCATTAAGATATGTAAAACGCACCAGGCAAAAACACCTCGCCTATTTAGTAAAAGATAAGTGAAAAACATCTGAGACATGGGAGACGAGACGCATCTCCTCTGCCTGGGCCTTTCACAAACACAGAATGACAAGTTCCAACTGACCTCCACAAAGGCATCAAATCGTTAACTCACAAAACCTGAAGATTGCACTGCAGCTGTTCTGTCCAGTGCTTTCCCAGCTTGGCTTGGTGGATATCTCATCCCAGCCTAGCAGTACTCCTTGCGGCTAGTTCTTTCTAGCTGTTACGGGCACGGGGATTTCTCTCACAGCTTGTAACACTATTTCAGCTTGATTATTTTGCTTCACAGATGTCAAAGCACCAGATGCTTCAAAGTATGTTTTACTCAAGCAGATCAGGCAGAGTTCAGTGTGCTTATGGGCCTGGTTTTTGAAATGTGTCAGTTCCCAGAGAcaaaagtacaggaaaaaaaaaaaacaaaccacagatGGAAGCATGTCACGTAACAGAAATAGCTGTATGGCTTCCCACCTTTTTGgtgaaacagaaaagtgaaatgagCAGGAGGTCTTGCAAACTGCTCCTCTGGTTGGACAACAGCAAAAAACTCCCAAACAGAAACCCTTGCATGGAAATTTTAAGGAAGGAAGAATATTCCCAAATGTGGTTTAATACTGAATTAAGATACCATTAGGTTGAAAATACAAGTAAAACAAAGAGTTGATGAGAAAAATGCTGATGTGAAGTTCTATGTCTTTGATTCTTGATAGATGCATGACTTTCACAATTATGAGAATTTCAGGGCAGGTTGTGCATAGCACCCATATATAGTGCCATAACCATTGTTTGAGTCTTGTGACTTAGATCATGAAAAAGTGAATAAATCAAAGTAATTTATTCTCATTCAGACCATGAGAATGAACTGGCAACCAGGCtacagttttttttctccttctaatCAATTACTGACTACCAGCTACACTGAACAATAATACACATAACACCATTAGAGTATACATAAACATTAATGGCATTTATATCCCTATCGTGCAAGTGATATTTAGCTGACTTATTAGCTTCAACAAGGAAAGTATTCCCTTGCATCGCTTATTATTGCCattcaatttaatttctttaccGGTGGGAGTAAATCTGAGTTTACCTGCtgttttaaataagattaaTCGGACAGGAACAGACTTATCTGTAAACAAGATTAACGCTTACAGTCTATTCTTGTACACCATCCTTTCCACTCACCCAATCTTATTCATTGTCTATCTCTGGAtattctccatttttaaaagaaaatactcacTAGGAGTGGAACAAGGGTACTGCAAATAAGGCGTTATAGAAATGTATAATTATATTCCATTTTTTCTGAGACATAAAAGAAAGTGTTAAAATGAACACTGGGCCTTGAAAATATTCCCTGGCTGTGTTGTCTACAGCAGTAACTATGTCTTTACAGATTGCTTTTGCTATCATAAGATACCCAAACAATAAAGACTATTCTTAGCATTGCTCTTACTCCCATGATTAAAataccagagaaaaaaaatcctttattaaTACTGAAATTCCTTTGATTGTAGACATACATGGTGACCAGTCTAAGCTGGTCCAAATTTCAGAAACTTATCCTTGTTTTAATCAGCATCTGGAGGATACCATTTATACCTTTGGGGCCTCGTTAACTTCTCATTAATCCAATACTACATTGAGATGCCAAATTTTTGCTTACATGCTGAAGTTGTGCCAAGCCATGCTGCTTTACTGTCTTGGTGAAAATGAGTAAGCTTGTCTTGTTAGAGAAATTTTCACAGACAGTAAATACACTGCTAGTGTGGGTAGTGGAGCCTCACAATGCATGTCCTAGGACATAACCACTATAATTTTCAGATACTATCTTCATGTGCACCTCAGCTACAAATTTCCCAGTGCAATCCATCACCATGCACAGCAGttccagcagggctgctggatGACTGCGTTGTTATGGGTTTTGCCAAGCCTAAGTGCTACTGTAAGCTATATGAAGGCTCAGCACATCTTTTTATATTGCCGAACACTTCCCAGCTGGGACGTTCAAACCCACACACGAGACCTGTATAGTCACAGGCCATCTCTGCCAGTGGACAAACCTCAGGCAATATCCTTGCTCTCTCTCTGAAAGGCTCCCTTGGCACTAACCACTTGTTACCTTACCCATTCCCTTGTAAGGCTCACTTCTAGCAGGAGACCTTATCTTAGGATTCACCCATTTTCTATCAGGTAGAACAGCAAGCACTTCCAAGCTGTTTTCCACCTCAGCGTCCTCAGGACTGGTGGGTGCCCTCACAGCAGGGCCAAAACCCTCCGGTGGTGTCACCTTGGCTCTGACAGCTCTTTCAGACACTAggccccctcctctccctcttccaaAGCATCTCTCAGCTGTGTAAATACCTTTATAAAGCTCTTTGTTCCCATCCTGGAGATGCTCCTCTGCTCAGATCCTAGCACTGCACGCATCTGAACAATCTGTCTCCTCTCAAAGCCGCCACCTTCCTTTCTCCCCCGACCGGTCCAAACATTGGCTGTGGTTGATGACCTGCACTTCTTGCTCTTTTCAGAAGCAGACATCTGGACGCTGCCCCCACAGGCTGCCAAGCTGCAATAAAAGCAGAGCGAAACGTCAGAGCAGAAAGCCGAGACCGAGCCGTCGCTGTGGCGGCTGAGCCCGGGCAGAACGCAGCCCCGCTGATGTAAGTCCGGCCCGGGGGACCTGGGGGAGGCCGGGCAGCCGGCACCAACCGCCCGCTGCCcgccggggagccccgggggagCCCCGTGCGAGCCCCGTGCGGGCGGAACGCGGCGCCGCGGCCCGgcggggagggaaagggaggcCGGGCCGGTCCCttccgccggggccgggcttCCGGGCGGTCAGGTGACGGCGGCCGCTGGCAGGGGAGCGGCCCCGCGGCTCGGGGGAGCGACGGCACCCcggtgagcggggccgggggcggagggggcacggggaggtgggggggggagccggggacGGCCAGGGACGGCCCGGAGGGGCCGGGCACAGGCAGCGCTGGGAGGCCGGGGTCGCTCCGCCCGCTTTCCAcgagcggggcgggggcggcggagcggggcgggggcttCGGGGGTCTCGGGGCAGCCCCAGTCCCGGGGCAGCCCCAGTCCCGGGGGGCTACGGGACAGCCCCGGCTCTGGTCCCGGCAGCCTGACGTGTGCCGCCCCCGCTGGCTGACCTCCGGCCCGTGCTGCCGGCGTGGCGGCGCGCTGGGCCCGGGGCCACCCGCCGGCGTTTTCTGGCGAAATTCCCGTTTTTGGTGGCTTTCTGAGCCTCCCCGGCCGAGCCGaaaccttcctcctcctcctcctcctcctcctcctgcgaGGGGCGCCTGGCGCTGGGCAGGGTGCGGGGCGGCCGCAGGGATCCGTGCCGCTTCGGGTGCTCGGCCGGGAACTGCCTATCGCCCCTTCAACctagttttagttttttttttttttttttttttttacatcgTGATGTTAACGTGGTTAGCCCACGGAGCGCTTAATGTTTTACATAACACTCCAAACCAGGAGAATGCTGGGGCAGTATTACCCAACTGGTTatatcagttttctttttctcgctctctttttttttttcctcctgtagaCTTTGTGAGGTAAGAGGataaaatctttgtttaaagATTTGTGCAACGTTTTCTTGGAGTCTATATCACACTCTTAGGGAATGGTTAAAGAAAGAGGATTATTGTAGTCACTTCCTTTTTTGACAGTGTGTAACAGTGTCTGGCATTTGTGAGGTACACTGAAACCTCGGAGCTGCCAAAAGCGCCTTTCAGCTGGGCTCTTACCCTGGAAGCGGCGACTAACCCAGACCTGCGCTGCAGAATCCCAATTAACGAAATGAGGCCAAGCAAGGGCACATTGGTTTGTAAGGCAAATGGGTGCTCTTGAAAGATCGAGTGATCACACACACTTGTATGTTGGGAGCACTTTTTGGCAATACTAAAAAGCAGCTACGTGATGCTGGCCAGCTTACAGGAAGTGAAAAGATGAAGTcgcagaaaatgtttctgaggaGTTAAAATATAACGTGTTTGGTGGACAGAGTAAAAAGGTAGTGAGAGATAAATGGGTATTTAATGATTAACTGTGGGACAGTCATGTAGTTCCTAACATCTATCTTAAAGGGACTGTCAAGAAGTAAATGTACTTTCTTCCAGGCACTGCCAACGATTACCAGCTAAGATTATCTGTTACTTTTACTTCAAGTCCAGACAACTGTAATAGGTTAAGAATCAGATTCATATTACACTTATGAGCGGGAGGTATTTATACAAACTCTGATAATATTTGTAGGTTTATTTGTAGGTTTAGATAGGATTTCTAAtgttaatattcattttatataatttataatgtATCTAAAAATGCCATTATTATTGtggtaataagaaaaataagctgacgttttcctttccatttgaaCAGCAAGAAGTTCAGAAACTAAATCAAAActactttcagaaagaaactaCAGTTGGATTGTTTCAGTAATCCCAGACAAAATAAGAGCCATTGgcaaagaaatatggaaaagtGTCTTTCTAGTGGAATTTTAAATCTAACTAGGCACCTCTTATTTCATTGTTATGTGTTAGAcattgcaaaaagaaataaattctagGTTTTATAAATAATCTAGTCAGAGTCCTATCTCCTCACTGGATATTTTACTTATGGCTCATgaacaaagattaaaaagtaaatacttcAAACATTCTAATATTGTAGTGCTGTGAACATATTCTACAACTGTTTCACACTGATGACATCAGCTTCTAATTTAcattctctctctgtctttctcagGTTGAATTATTGTTCACCTCCTCTGTTTCCAATGGAACTTTTTGTATGCTTTAACTTATGGTGGAAACTCTCCCAGTCTGTCTTGAAcagtttttcttgtatttttagaGTCAGGTCAGTGTATTTTGGCAAATAcattcacttttaattttctgagtCCATAAATATTATCTTTTACTGTATCTATTGAGCTTACATTTTCCTGGTGTGCAGTTTCTCCCACTAGATTTACAGAttagtttttaaagtatttgagtaaaatttctttcttattgcCTGTTAGTGAGATTTATATTAGTCCACAGACCTTACCTGTTTCCCATGTTTAATTCTTTCAGGGAGCAGCTCTCAGCTGTCACGAAACATTCAGGTCCCAGTGTGCCATCTCTTTCTTGGAGGTCTGCTTTCACTGGCTCTGTTCAGCCACACTTATTCTTTACACAGCTCAGTGGGATTCATGCTGGATCCCTAAACATGTAACTTTCCTTCCACATCTTCTTTGACTTCCACCAGACTTTGCCAGTTTAGGAAGACTACTTGaggatgtttttttgtttcttaaccACTCATCTATTGCCACTCTCGGTTCTCCTGATGTAGTCAATGTCAGTGATTCGGTCACCTTCAGAGCAGCCTGTTGGGATATCACAGAGGTGATGATTGAAATGCTTGTAGGGTTAATTTGGACAGCTGATCAAGGACAAGAGTTTAGCGAACTGGACTGGCATCTGTCCAGTCAGTCCCCTCTAAATTCTGTTAACTTAGCTCCTAAAGTTGTAAGATAGCCCAGTGCACTCACAGTCTTCCTCCTGAGCTTTCTATTGAACAGAAGATGGAGTCTGCTTGGCCTGCTCTGTTTGCCTCCACCCCCCTCAGTTTTGTCTTGGAGTTTAAGTAGCTCAAGTGCTATTTCAACAATTTTGAGCTTGTTCTACATCTGGAACAAGTTGAATTTGCAGTTGAACTTCTACTGTAGGATTCACAGACTACACTCGCAAGTGACGCAATACACAATTATCAAATGTACGTTTTAGTCATTGGATTCTGTTTCATGCTTGCATCTTTGTAAATGTCCAGTGTGCTTTGCAGATCAACAGCCACTGACAGCACTTGCTATGGACCTAGTTATGTTAAGCCATATTCCACAGAGAAGAATAAAGGATTGTGAAGGCTTTCCAGAATAAgattattcatttttactgttgtattttgatatttttgatattttaaattgtttaaatcCTAATAGGTCATTAGGCCCCATCAGCCTATGGAGAATGAATTAAGAGAGGATTCCAGTACAGAGTAAAAATGACTTTCCAGGAGAGTAGATTCAGTGCCTGTCACATTATgtcattttaatctttcttctgTCTCGGCCATCTTTATTTCATTGCATTAATGATACTTCTATGGATTTCTCTATATCATCCGTCTTCATAagttgctgatttttcttttcatttttcatagttactgaaggctattttttttgtttggtctAGTTTTCTCAGCAGGTGTTTGTgaagataaagattttttttattttttaatgattcttCACATTTCTGGGGTTAAATATATGGAATttaatttggagaaaagaaCTTTGCTTCCCACATTTGTTTTAGGGATATACAAGTTAATTTATTTGCCTCCTGTACATGTTTACCTTATGTTATATGGTTAGATACAAGATCCAGGCATCTCTTGTGCCCATTCCGTAAAATGATGCCAGAATTTTTTACAATGTGTTGATCTACTTAGTTTTAGGGAGGTTTTCTTAATGTTGATATTAATTCCCAGCACACATGTATTGGTCTGAGCTGGTAAGCTTTCAAACATTATTGAAGAAGATAGGCTGATGCTACTAAAGATTCTGGTAGTAACTGTGTGTGAAAACTCAGCTTGTTTAGCGTGTAGTTTGTGGGCTGGCAGCATTTCTATCTGCCTTGAACTACCatgaattttgattttgtaCAATGAACTACCTTGCTGCTGAGTGTAGATGAGGTCACAGTGTGAAATGCTGAGAGTCAGCAGTGTTGAAAGCAGTGTATGTTAAAGTACAGCGTCTGTGAATACTGAGCTGCCCTTCTGGGAC is a genomic window containing:
- the C17H12orf43 gene encoding protein CUSTOS isoform X1, which codes for MARRSGGRAFGEAGCLPPPSCRAAPCRPTAPSMRRGRAVRCGRTTAPSTPRGRSRPKMAAPRGGSGPNSDSDSDSGGEAAARFREAAWDCVKQAAVGAEPRGGGFKKDRLQSAQPSLRREVNGHDEDGNELQTTPEFRAHVAKKLGAMLDSFITVLKDSSGPSQTCVQQPDGGDDGFRLFSSSVPGDCEKSECSRASRRRQPSSSSDLDSDQEWQRYQEAAVSAADILKQSTFPALSQDSSQNPSQGYVEHSQKKKKKKKIKGENKTEKKLIDSAECDQVSKDLPHLSANGQHKRQDSNHTENTVLPGAVKKKKKKKKKSE
- the C17H12orf43 gene encoding protein CUSTOS isoform X2; its protein translation is MARRSGGRAFGEAGCLPPPSCRAAPCRPTAPSMRRGRAVRCGRTTAPSTPRGRSRPKMAAPRGGSGPNSDSDSDSGGEAAARFREAAWDCVKQAAVGAEPRGGGFKKDRLQSAQPSLRREVNGHDEDGNELQTTPEFRAHVAKKLGAMLDSFITVLKDSSGPSQTCVQQPDGGDDGDCEKSECSRASRRRQPSSSSDLDSDQEWQRYQEAAVSAADILKQSTFPALSQDSSQNPSQGYVEHSQKKKKKKKIKGENKTEKKLIDSAECDQVSKDLPHLSANGQHKRQDSNHTENTVLPGAVKKKKKKKKKSE